One window from the genome of Thermococcus siculi encodes:
- a CDS encoding hydrogenase large subunit, whose protein sequence is MNGKIEYWVKVPIGPIHPALEEPEKFIITLDGERIINVDVKLGYNLRGLEWIAMRRNYIQVLYLAERICGICSFSHNHTYSRAVEEMAGIQVPERAEYIRVIVGELERIHSHLLNLGVVGHTIGYDTVLHLSWLARERVMDILEAIGGNRVNYAVNMIGGVRRDLEEKHIRAIKEMIEYYRNDVMPKIEEIFLYDPTVEARLRDAGVIPKRIAIEYSAQGPTARGSGVKKDVRYNEKLSVYPDLGVKPVTPKEFTGVVKGDVFDRMVVRVGELWQSLDLIERAIDQVPEGKIKAVPKDNALLFQLKKADGEGIGRYEAPRGELIHYVKGQKGKDVPAKWKMREPTFPNLFAIARALVGEQVADVPVAIASIDPCLSCTDRVAVIDANTGRRKILTEKDLLKLSIEKTREINPEVKARPEVVGVGCPRGGAL, encoded by the coding sequence ATGAACGGGAAAATCGAGTACTGGGTCAAGGTACCAATCGGACCCATTCACCCGGCGCTGGAGGAGCCTGAGAAGTTCATCATCACCCTGGACGGAGAACGCATCATAAACGTCGACGTCAAGCTCGGCTACAACCTCAGGGGCCTCGAATGGATAGCCATGAGGAGGAACTACATCCAGGTGCTCTACCTCGCCGAGAGGATATGCGGCATCTGCTCCTTCTCCCACAACCACACCTACTCAAGGGCAGTGGAGGAGATGGCCGGCATCCAGGTTCCGGAGAGGGCCGAGTACATCCGCGTCATCGTCGGCGAGCTGGAGAGGATTCACTCCCACCTGCTCAACCTCGGTGTGGTGGGTCACACGATAGGCTACGATACAGTTCTTCACCTCAGCTGGCTGGCGCGCGAGAGGGTTATGGACATCCTCGAGGCGATAGGCGGCAACAGGGTCAACTACGCCGTCAACATGATAGGCGGCGTCAGGAGAGACCTGGAAGAGAAGCACATCAGGGCGATCAAGGAGATGATAGAGTACTACCGCAACGACGTCATGCCCAAGATAGAGGAGATATTCCTCTACGACCCGACGGTCGAGGCACGCCTCAGGGACGCCGGCGTTATCCCGAAGAGGATAGCGATAGAGTACAGCGCCCAGGGGCCGACCGCCAGGGGGAGCGGCGTGAAGAAGGACGTCCGCTACAACGAGAAGCTCAGCGTCTACCCCGACCTCGGAGTTAAGCCAGTAACACCCAAGGAGTTCACGGGCGTCGTCAAGGGGGACGTTTTCGACAGGATGGTGGTCCGCGTTGGAGAGCTGTGGCAGAGCCTCGACCTCATAGAGAGGGCCATAGACCAGGTGCCGGAGGGGAAGATAAAGGCAGTCCCGAAAGACAACGCGCTCCTCTTCCAGCTCAAGAAGGCTGACGGAGAAGGAATCGGAAGGTACGAGGCCCCGAGGGGTGAGCTGATCCACTACGTGAAGGGCCAGAAGGGCAAGGACGTCCCCGCAAAGTGGAAGATGAGGGAGCCGACCTTCCCGAACCTGTTCGCGATAGCGAGGGCCTTGGTCGGCGAGCAGGTGGCGGACGTGCCGGTGGCAATAGCCTCGATAGACCCGTGCCTGAGCTGTACCGACAGGGTCGCGGTTATAGACGCGAACACTGGAAGGAGGAAAATCCTCACTGAGAAGGACCTCCTCAAGCTCTCGATAGAGAAGACGAGGGAGATCAACCCGGAGGTGAAGGCAAGACCCGAAGTCGTTGGAGTTGGGTGCCCCAGGGGTGGTGCGCTGTGA
- a CDS encoding 4Fe-4S binding protein — MKVPPTLSTVLGNLFKKPATNPFPVSEPVPVPEGFRGKLVYDVDKCVGCRLCVMVCPAGVIEYVPEVRKVTFWLGRCVFCQQCVDVCPVNALRMSDEFLLATTDKYDDNLRWLKEDEVEELKRKLEEQKKAKEAAKKAAEKKE; from the coding sequence GTGAAGGTTCCACCAACGCTCTCAACGGTCCTGGGAAACCTCTTCAAGAAGCCGGCCACCAACCCGTTCCCTGTGAGCGAGCCTGTGCCGGTTCCGGAGGGCTTCAGGGGCAAGCTGGTCTACGACGTGGACAAGTGCGTCGGCTGCAGGCTCTGCGTGATGGTCTGCCCGGCGGGGGTCATAGAGTACGTCCCCGAGGTCAGGAAGGTCACCTTCTGGCTCGGGAGGTGCGTCTTCTGCCAGCAGTGCGTCGACGTCTGCCCGGTCAACGCCCTCAGGATGAGCGACGAGTTCCTCCTGGCCACGACCGACAAGTACGACGACAACCTCCGCTGGCTCAAGGAGGATGAGGTCGAGGAGCTTAAGCGGAAACTTGAGGAGCAGAAGAAGGCCAAAGAAGCCGCGAAGAAGGCAGCGGAGAAGAAGGAGTGA
- a CDS encoding Na+/H+ antiporter subunit E, with the protein MGFATPFLWSLIVYLLLTAGSGSVIAWSPGELVAGVVIAAIIGYATRNVMDERLEYFFNPKRWLLLIIYAIGPFFFAMAKANIDVAYRVITGKIRPGIVKISPGLTRDEAKTLLANSITLTPGTFTLEIDDEGNFYVHWINVPPGKEKPSPEELCGYLPKWARRIAE; encoded by the coding sequence ATGGGGTTTGCCACACCCTTCCTGTGGTCCCTCATCGTCTACCTGCTCCTGACGGCCGGCTCCGGGAGCGTCATCGCCTGGAGCCCCGGGGAGCTGGTGGCGGGGGTCGTCATCGCGGCCATCATAGGCTACGCCACGAGGAACGTAATGGACGAGAGGCTCGAGTACTTCTTCAACCCGAAGAGGTGGCTCCTCCTCATAATCTACGCGATAGGGCCGTTCTTCTTCGCCATGGCGAAGGCCAACATCGACGTTGCCTACAGGGTGATAACCGGGAAGATAAGGCCGGGAATAGTCAAGATATCGCCCGGCCTCACGAGGGACGAGGCGAAGACCCTGCTGGCCAACTCAATAACCCTCACGCCGGGAACCTTCACGCTGGAGATAGACGACGAGGGCAACTTCTACGTCCACTGGATAAACGTGCCCCCCGGAAAGGAGAAGCCCTCCCCGGAGGAGCTGTGCGGTTACCTTCCAAAATGGGCGAGGAGGATTGCGGAATGA
- a CDS encoding cation:proton antiporter: MGEEDCGMTVDGAFMWALILLLFSAMLTLIRLLTGPTIPDRAVALDSMTTTTAGAMVIYGVVTRQAVFIDVALVYAVLSYIATLYIARYLVKKRVGIACECEEAGT; this comes from the coding sequence ATGGGCGAGGAGGATTGCGGAATGACGGTGGATGGAGCCTTCATGTGGGCGCTGATACTGCTGCTGTTCTCGGCCATGCTGACGCTGATAAGGCTCCTCACGGGGCCGACGATACCCGACAGGGCGGTCGCACTCGACTCGATGACGACGACCACCGCCGGAGCGATGGTTATCTACGGCGTCGTGACGAGGCAGGCGGTTTTCATCGACGTCGCGCTCGTCTACGCGGTTCTCAGCTACATAGCGACGCTCTACATAGCGAGGTACCTCGTGAAGAAGAGGGTGGGTATAGCGTGCGAGTGCGAGGAGGCGGGAACATGA
- a CDS encoding respiratory chain complex I subunit 1 family protein, producing MNVLYATLGFIGIYAYVSFASLLWGGIDRKLVARMQRRMGPPLLQPFYDFLKLVSKESIIPRDANRFFELAPVLALAVSIALLAYTPLGFEPLFGTKGDVILFVYLLTLIGFLRVLGAVSSGSPYAQIGAQREMIILVSREGPMMLALFTILWRLSELGVTKPFSMGTFYEHSIWELGTPMSVIGTVILLFVFMAWLASEIEVGYFDIPEAETELAEGTMAEYSGRHLALFELASAIKAFVSASLVVAVFFPWGISQYLGLTGVPAMVVELLFHTLKVFAVLFVSMSVFRAVTGRLRINQAVGIFWTRLLPASIVGALLLALDTLGVIA from the coding sequence GTGAACGTCCTCTACGCCACTCTCGGATTCATCGGAATTTACGCTTACGTCTCATTCGCCTCGCTGCTCTGGGGAGGAATAGACAGGAAACTCGTGGCAAGAATGCAACGCAGGATGGGGCCGCCGCTGCTCCAGCCCTTCTACGACTTCCTGAAGCTGGTCAGTAAGGAGTCAATAATCCCCAGGGACGCGAACAGGTTCTTCGAACTCGCGCCGGTGCTGGCCCTGGCGGTGTCGATAGCGCTCCTCGCCTACACTCCCCTCGGCTTCGAGCCGCTATTCGGCACCAAGGGAGACGTCATACTCTTCGTCTACCTGCTGACCCTCATAGGCTTCCTGAGGGTTCTCGGTGCCGTCAGCTCCGGCTCGCCCTACGCTCAGATAGGCGCCCAAAGGGAGATGATAATCCTCGTTTCCAGGGAGGGACCCATGATGCTGGCCCTGTTCACCATCCTCTGGCGCCTCAGCGAGCTGGGAGTTACAAAGCCCTTCAGCATGGGGACGTTCTACGAGCACAGCATATGGGAGCTTGGTACGCCCATGAGCGTAATAGGGACGGTGATACTCCTCTTCGTCTTCATGGCCTGGCTCGCCAGCGAGATAGAGGTCGGCTACTTCGACATCCCCGAGGCGGAGACCGAACTCGCCGAGGGGACGATGGCGGAATACAGCGGGAGGCATTTGGCCCTCTTCGAGCTGGCCAGCGCCATAAAGGCCTTCGTCAGCGCGAGCCTCGTCGTGGCTGTGTTCTTCCCGTGGGGGATCTCCCAGTATCTCGGACTCACGGGAGTTCCGGCCATGGTCGTTGAGCTGCTCTTCCACACGCTGAAGGTCTTCGCAGTGCTCTTCGTGAGCATGAGCGTCTTCAGGGCGGTAACTGGAAGGCTCAGGATAAACCAGGCGGTCGGCATCTTCTGGACGAGGCTCCTGCCGGCGAGCATAGTCGGCGCCCTGCTCCTGGCCCTCGACACCCTGGGGGTGATAGCGTGA